One segment of Maridesulfovibrio ferrireducens DNA contains the following:
- a CDS encoding transglycosylase SLT domain-containing protein, with protein sequence MSIHLSKLNRPEKGTLTLFSQHISNIIVYLVCFYAIINLYSFKYDIPLPRIIRVAAVDIERNFPKLSPWGPGFDREILDEFSNYTDVKLLITPYPTHNKAFEALQKGKADLMLASGYNPENFKNFTSIKAGPVYEQSPALLLHNIRRFELRTPFELCDQTIFVPKHSGLIKIFKDLSDYLVCAPTLITSNDSNHLDPLLELNEDKNFRFHLVEAGAFKPLQPFLHKLRVTDNFGDDLEYRWYWRDDIQGLTEVTEDYWHLISTNGTLENKREIYFGFLPDETDFYDLYSLRKDIREKLPFYRKYILKAAKKYNIDPLLLAAVMYQESRFDPLARSKTGVRGLMQLTKNTADLMGLTSRLDPEQSITGGAKYLRFLWDKLGSRDVDGWNRWLFTLAAYNQGLGHVYDAIEISGYLGKSSGTWRSLKQIFPLLTMPKYHSQTRYGYTRGYEGVDYVDSIRYYYYTMKGLAILPGLEAEYLAPFTVAPPAVGP encoded by the coding sequence ATGTCAATACACTTAAGCAAATTAAATCGCCCAGAAAAGGGCACTCTGACACTTTTTTCACAACATATATCCAATATTATTGTATACTTAGTATGTTTTTACGCAATAATTAATTTATATTCATTTAAATATGACATCCCGCTTCCGCGCATCATACGCGTTGCGGCAGTCGACATCGAGCGTAATTTCCCCAAGCTTTCACCATGGGGACCGGGCTTTGACCGTGAAATCCTTGATGAATTCAGTAATTACACAGATGTAAAGCTTTTAATAACACCCTACCCTACACACAACAAGGCTTTTGAGGCTCTCCAAAAAGGAAAAGCTGACCTGATGCTTGCAAGCGGGTATAATCCAGAAAATTTCAAAAACTTTACTTCGATTAAAGCCGGCCCTGTTTACGAGCAAAGCCCAGCGTTACTATTACATAATATACGAAGATTCGAACTTAGAACTCCTTTCGAGCTTTGTGATCAAACTATTTTTGTGCCCAAACATTCTGGGCTTATAAAAATCTTCAAAGATCTTTCAGACTATTTGGTCTGTGCTCCGACCCTTATTACAAGCAATGATTCAAACCACTTAGACCCTCTACTTGAATTAAATGAAGATAAAAACTTCAGATTTCATCTGGTTGAAGCCGGAGCGTTCAAGCCCTTGCAGCCTTTTTTACACAAGCTAAGGGTCACCGACAACTTCGGAGACGATCTTGAATACCGATGGTATTGGCGAGATGACATTCAAGGTTTGACCGAAGTAACTGAAGATTACTGGCACTTAATTTCAACAAACGGAACTCTTGAAAATAAACGGGAAATATATTTCGGGTTCCTTCCCGACGAAACAGATTTCTATGACCTTTACTCTTTGCGTAAAGATATCCGGGAAAAACTCCCTTTTTATCGTAAATACATACTTAAAGCCGCAAAAAAGTATAATATAGATCCACTACTTTTAGCTGCCGTTATGTATCAGGAATCGCGTTTTGACCCTCTTGCCCGAAGTAAAACAGGAGTCAGAGGTCTTATGCAGTTAACAAAAAATACAGCGGACCTTATGGGGCTTACAAGCAGACTTGACCCCGAACAGTCAATTACTGGCGGGGCCAAATACTTAAGATTTCTATGGGATAAACTGGGCAGCCGCGATGTTGATGGGTGGAACCGTTGGCTATTCACTCTTGCGGCATATAATCAAGGACTGGGACACGTTTATGATGCAATTGAAATATCCGGATACCTAGGCAAATCATCCGGGACATGGCGATCTTTGAAACAGATATTTCCACTGCTGACCATGCCTAAATATCACTCGCAAACCCGCTACGGATACACCCGCGGGTACGAAGGAGTCGATTACGTAGACAGCATCCGCTACTATTATTATACAATGAAAGGACTAGCTATCCTTCCTGGGCTCGAAGCTGAGTACCTTGCGCCTTTTACTGTCGCCCCCCCCGCTGTCGGGCCCTGA
- a CDS encoding IMP cyclohydrolase, translating to MSDLKKMYNTLSQDPFPADMTVRLGEQELTFKKRTWEIEGETKGLRYGENPDQPAALYELVSGGLEFDGVKFRGEGQGLVSALTEEHMLQAGKHPGKTNLTDVDNALNILQYLYAKPAAVILKHNNPCGASWSEEGVGTALSNAFQADRIAAFGGAIVVNRPLTMEAVEVIDSAYFEVVAAPAFEEGTLEILKKRKNLRILQIPGIMDLEKLIGQPFLDIKSLMDGGMVVQFSFRNRILSAKDFIPAKADKDGSSYTARTPTTKEADDLLFAWAVEAGVTSNSVIFARDGVTTAIGTGEQDRVGCVELAVTKARTKYADLLAFDQFKMSIFELKLKALKDEEAAANLAAIEKKAADDKGGLTGSVLVSDGFFPFRDGVDLCMAQGITAIAQPGGSIRDNEIIQAVNEASPQVAMVFTGQRSFKH from the coding sequence ATGAGCGATCTTAAAAAAATGTACAATACTCTTTCTCAGGACCCTTTTCCAGCAGACATGACTGTTCGTTTAGGTGAACAGGAATTAACCTTCAAAAAAAGAACCTGGGAAATCGAAGGCGAAACTAAAGGACTGCGTTACGGCGAAAATCCCGACCAGCCCGCAGCCCTATATGAACTTGTTTCCGGCGGACTCGAATTCGACGGTGTTAAATTTCGCGGAGAGGGACAGGGACTTGTTTCTGCTCTGACCGAAGAACACATGTTACAGGCAGGCAAGCATCCGGGAAAAACAAATCTCACTGATGTCGATAATGCACTGAACATTCTGCAATATCTTTATGCAAAACCCGCAGCTGTTATTTTAAAACATAACAATCCATGCGGCGCATCATGGTCCGAAGAAGGTGTAGGAACCGCGCTCAGCAACGCATTTCAAGCTGACCGCATAGCCGCCTTCGGTGGCGCTATCGTTGTTAACCGCCCTTTGACAATGGAAGCTGTGGAAGTAATCGACAGCGCATATTTTGAAGTTGTTGCCGCTCCGGCTTTCGAAGAAGGCACACTCGAAATCCTCAAGAAACGCAAAAATCTGCGTATTCTCCAGATTCCTGGAATCATGGATCTTGAAAAACTCATCGGCCAGCCCTTCCTTGATATCAAATCACTGATGGACGGCGGCATGGTTGTTCAGTTCTCATTCCGTAACAGAATTCTCAGCGCGAAAGACTTCATTCCCGCTAAAGCAGATAAAGACGGATCAAGCTACACCGCTCGTACCCCCACAACAAAAGAAGCAGACGATCTGCTCTTCGCATGGGCTGTTGAAGCAGGCGTAACTTCAAACTCTGTCATTTTCGCACGCGACGGTGTGACTACCGCCATCGGAACAGGCGAGCAAGACCGTGTTGGCTGCGTTGAGCTGGCTGTGACCAAAGCCCGCACAAAATATGCAGATCTTCTGGCATTCGACCAGTTCAAGATGTCTATCTTTGAACTCAAGCTGAAAGCTTTGAAAGACGAAGAAGCAGCAGCAAACCTTGCAGCAATCGAAAAGAAAGCGGCTGACGACAAGGGCGGACTCACCGGGTCTGTGCTGGTCTCCGACGGCTTCTTCCCGTTCCGCGACGGCGTGGACCTCTGCATGGCACAAGGCATAACAGCAATCGCACAGCCCGGCGGTTCCATTAGAGATAACGAAATCATTCAGGCTGTAAACGAAGCAAGCCCTCAGGTTGCAATGGTCTTCACTGGACAGCGTTCCTTCAAGCATTAA